The following are from one region of the Acipenser ruthenus chromosome 19, fAciRut3.2 maternal haplotype, whole genome shotgun sequence genome:
- the LOC117424756 gene encoding myosin light chain kinase 3-like isoform X2 has product MGTSVYRSLLLSTGGFSVSAYVQRFSKKETGAKPKAEFCNRAIQAEIRRSPEDDTGVKKEPTKTDERVNLALQSQSDNQVDKSPLAPITSTEVHAEAKSSELSIASTKHTAENKPSRKPKEVTIKSREPTRTQTFIKETHDVGVNTDDRDAPDCQKEEVTITVITGETQTPAPAAKPELNEATASPLERHPDITHDILGELKRKTLAEQGAGSSTQEQEEAKKSSKNDVEGAKKTQAERKGVCKSSKSAVPLTINNDTSSEKDCEVSLTPLNGTPPAKTQNEQKTQASEAQNTDNDSVKKNKAEKLSKIESPNKSADPVQRTEPEKKTSATETITALETKAEETSDTKAVVNAKPQKALRVIIDDSPSQPAPFEHRIVSARHMAVTSYYSLIQNELLGGGRFGQVYKCAELSSGLMLAAKTIPVKDLKDRMASRGCKHPADAFCYVCGQFIKTRAKKYSVEASAKMCEAYKAYFGMPVGDQDKPWAPHFTCEHCKKTLEVWFRGEERAMKFAIPRIWREPTDHSSNCYFCMVDPSKRRTGKNAPAITYPDLPSSIAPVPHCHELPVPTPLEREQPSLEESSKSESEEDVVDPDDNFRGGAEERNPYYPNQKDYSLLNLL; this is encoded by the exons ATGGGGACCTCTGTCTACAGATCCCTTCTGCTCAGCACTGGTGGGTTTAGCGTCTCTGCATATGTACAAAGGTTTTCA aaaaaagaaacaggtgCAAAGCCCAAAGCTGAATTCTGCAATCGAGCGATTCAGGCAGAGATCAGGAGATCTCCTGAAG atgataCAGGTGTGAAGAAGGAGCCAACTAAAACAGATGAACGTGTCAACTTGGCTCTTCAATCTCAATCCGACAATCAAGTGGATAAAAGTCCCCTAGCCCCCATCACATCTACAGAAGTGCACGCTGAGGCCAAGAGCTCAGAGCTCAGTATTGCAAGCACCAAACATACTGCAGAGAATAAACCATCTCGGAAACCCAAGGAGGTCACCATCAAAAGCAGAGAACCCACACGAACACAGACCTTTATTAAAGAAACGCATGATGTTGGAGTGAACACAGATGACCGTGATGCACCTGACTGTCAGAAAGAGGAGGTCACTATTACTGTTATAACAGGGGAGACCCAGACTCCAGCCCCTGCTGCCAAACCAGAGCTGAATGAGGCTACTGCATCACCTCTTGAGCG GCATCCTGATATTACACATGACATTCTCGGTGAATTAAAAAGAAAGACTTTGGCTGAACAAGGAGCTGGTTCTTCTACACAGGAGCAAGAAGAAGCTAAGAAAAGCTCTAAAAATGATGTTGAAGGAGCCaaaaaaacacaggcagagaGAAAAGGGGTCTGCAAATCCTCCAAAAGCGCTGTACCACTGACAATAAACAACGATACCAGCTCTGAAAAAGACTGTGAAGTTTCCTTAACCCCCCTGAATGGCACTCCCCCAGCCAAAACCCAGAATGAGCAGAAAACCCAGGCCAGTGAAGCACAAAATACAGATAATGACAGTGTCAAGAAAAATAAGGCTGAAAAACTCTCCAAAATTGAGTCACCAAATAAGTCAGCTGATCCTGTGCAACGAACTGAGCCTGAGAAGAAGACTTCAGCAACAGAGACCATCACAGCATTGGAGACTAAAGCTGAGGAGACCTCAGACACTAAAGCTGTGGTGAATGCTAAACCTCAAAAAGCATTGAGAGTTATCATTG ATGACAGCCCGTCTCAGCCAGCACCCTTTGAACATCGTATTGTAAGTGCTAGGCATATGGCAGTTACCTCATACTACTCGCTCATTCAGAACGAGCTCTTAGGGGG GGGACGATTCGGCCAGGTTTACAAGTGTGCAGAGCTGTCATCTGGCCTCATGCTGGCTGCCAAGACAATACCAGTTAAAGACTTGAAGGACAGG atggcatcaagaggctgcaagcatccggcagacgcattttgctatgtctgcggccaatttatcaagacaagagcgaaaaagtactcagtggaagcatctgctaagatgtgtgaggcctacaaggcatatttcggcatgcctgtcggggatcaagacaaaccctgggcacctcatttcacctgcgagcactgcaaaaaaactctggaag tatGGTtcagaggggaagagagagccatgaagttcgctatcccaagaatttggcgggaacccactgaccactcaagcaactgctacttctgcatggtggacccttccaaacgtcggactggcaagaatgcacctgctatcacgtatccggaccttccttcatccatcgccccggtgccacactgccatgagctccccgtacccactcctctggagagagagcagccatctttagaagagagcagcaagtcagagagtgaggaagacgttgtagatccagatgacaatttcagaggtggagctgaggagagaaacccatactaccccaaccaaaaagactactcacttctaaatcttttgtag